The genomic window GTCCTGCTTCCCCTTGCTCCGTCCTGCCTCCCCTTGCTCCGTCCTGCCCCCCCCTGCTCCGTCCTGCCCCCCCCGCTCCGTCTTGCCCCCCTGCTCCGTCCTGCCCCCCCTCGCTCCGTCCTTCCCCCCCTCGCTCCGTCCTTCCCCCCCTCGCTCCGTCCTTCCCCCCCCTCGCTCCGTCTTCCCCCCCTCGCTCCGTCTTCCCCCCCTTGCtccgtcctccccctccccctccctctgtcccgtccccctccctctgtccccttcTCTTCCCActgtcccctccccctccctctgtcccctccccctccctctgtcccctcctcctccctcgctCCGTCCTCCCCCCTCGCTCCGTCTTCCCTCCTCGCTCTGTCTTACCCCATCGCTCTGTCTTCCCACCTCGCTCCGTCCTGCCCCCCGCTCGCTCTGTCTTCCCCCCGCTCGCTCTGTCTTCCCCCCATCACTCCGTCCCCCCCATCGCTCCGTCCCCTCCTCGCTCCGTCCCCTCCTCGCTCCGTCCCCTCCTCGCTCCGTCCTGCCCCCCCCCCGCTCCGTCCTGCCCCCCCCGCTCCGTCCTCCCCACCCTCGCTCCGTCCTCCCCACCCTCGCTCCGTCCTTCCCCCTCGCTCCGTCATCCCCCCCCTCGCACCGTCCTTCCCCCATCCCTCTGTCCTCCCCCCTCGCTCCGTCCTTCCCCCCTTGCTCCTAtgttctccccatcactctgtcctCCCCCCCGCTCTGTCCTTCCCCACTCGCTCCGTCCTCACCCCACTCGCTCCGTCCTCACCCCACTCGCTCCGTCCTCACCCCCTCGCTCCGTCCTCCCCCCCTCGCTCCGTCCTCCCCCCTCGCTCCGTCCTCCCCCCTCGCTCCGTCCTTCCCCCCTTGCTCCTAtgttctccccatcactctgtcctCCCCCCCGCTCTGTCCTTCCCCACTCGCTCCGTCCTCACCCCACTCGCTCCGTCCTCACCCCACTCGCTCCGTCCTCACCCCACTCGCTCCGTCCTCACCCCCTCGCTCCGTCCTCCCCCCCTCGCTCCGTCCACCCCCCTCGCTCCGTCCTCCCCCCTCGCTCCGTCCTCCCCCCTCGCTCtgtccttccccctcccaccctccatccttccccctccctccctccgtccttcccctccctccgtccttcccctccctcgctctgtccttccccctccctctgtccttccccctccctctgtccttccccttctctgtcctccccctccctcgctccgtcctcccctccccctccctcgctccgtcctcccctccccctccctcgctCCGTCCTCCCCTCCCTCGCTCCGTCCTCCCCTCCCTCGCTCTGTCCTCCCCCTCGCTCTGTCCTCCCCGCCTCGCTCCGTCCTCCCCCCCTCGCTCCGTCCTCCCCCCGCTCTGTCCTCACCCCCTCGCTCCGTCCTCCTCCCTTCGCTccgtcctcccccctccctctgtcctccccctccctccgtcCTCCCCCCTCGCTCCGTCCTCCCCCTCTCGCTCCGTCCTCCCCCTCTCGCTCCGTCCTCTCCCCCCTCGCTCcgtcctctcccccaccctcgctccgtcctctcccccaccctcgctccgtcctctcccccccctcgctccgtcctctccccctcctcgctccgtcctctcccccaccctcgctccgtcctctcccccaccctcgctccgtcctctcccccaccctcgctccgtcctctcccccccctcgctccgtcctctccccctcctcgctccgtcctctccccctcctcgctCCGTCCTCCCCCCCTCGCTCCGTCCTCGCCCCCTCGCTCCGTCCTCCCCCCTCGCTCCGTCCTCGCCCCCTCGCTCCGTCTTTCCCCCCCTCGCTCCGTCCTCACCCCCTCGCTCCGTCCTCACCCCCTCGCTCCGTCCTTCACCCCCTCGCTCcgtcctctcccccaccctcgcTCCGTCCTCTCCCCCCCTCGCTccgtcctctccccctcctcgctccgtcctctccccctcctcgctCCGTCCTCCCCCCCTCGCTCCGTCCTCGCCCCCTCGCTCCGTCCTCCCCCCTCGCTCCGTCCTCGCCCCCCTCGCTCCGTCCTCGCCCCCCTCGCTCCGTCCTCGCCCCCTCGCTCCGTCTTTCCCCCCCTCGCTCCGTCTTTCCCCCCTCGCTCCGTCCTCACCCCCTCGCTCCGTCCTCACCCCCTCGCTCCGTCCTTCACCCCCTCGCTCCATCCTCCCCCCCTCGCTCCGTCCTCCCCCCTCTCGCTCCGTCCTCTCCCCCCTTGCTCCGTATTCCCCCCTTGCTCCGTCCTCCGCCCCTCGCTACGTCCTCAACCCCTCGCTCCTTCCTCCCCCCCTGCTCCGTCCTACCCCCTCCCTCCGTCCtaccccctccctctgtcccctccccctccctcgctccgtcctaccccctccctctgtcccctccccctccctcgctCCGTCCTCCATCCCTCGCTACGTCCTCAACCCCTCGCTCCTTCCTCCCCCTCGCTCCGTCCtaccccctccctctgtcccctccccctccctcgctCCGTCCTCCCCCTCGCTCCTTCCTCCCCCCTCGCTCCGTCCtaccccctccctctgtcccctccccccccgCTCCGTCCTCCCCCCTCGCTCCGTCCTCCCCCCTCGCTCCGTCCTCCCCCCCTCGCTCCATCCTCGCCCCCCTCGCTCCGTCTTTCCCCCCCTCGCTCCGTCTTTCCCCCCCTCGCTCCGTCCTTCACCCCCTCGCTCCGTCCTTCACCCCCTCGCTCCGTCCTCCCCCCATCACTCCGTCCCCCCCATCGCTCCGTCCCCTCCTCGCTCCGTCCCCTCCTCGCTCCGTCCTGCCTCCCCTTGCTCCGTCCTGCCCCCCCCTGCTCCGTCCTGCCCCCCTGCTCCGTCCTGCCCCCCCTCGCTCCGTCCTTCCCCCCCCTCGCTCCGTCTTCCCCCCTTGCtccgtcctccccctccccctccctctgtccccttcTCTTCCCActgtcccctccccctccccctccctctgtcccctccccctccctctgtcccctcctcctccctcgctCCGTCCTCCCCCCTCACTCTGTCTTCCCTCCTCGCTCCGTCCCCTCCTCGCTCCGTCCTGCCTCCCCTTGCTCCGTCCTGCCCCCCCCTGCTCCGTCCTGCCCCCCTGCTCCGTCCTGCCCCCCTGCTCCGTCCTGCCCCCCCTCGCTCCGTCCTTCCCCCCCCTCGCTCCGTCCTTCCCCCCCCTCGCTCCGTCTTCCCCCCCTTGCtccgtcctccccctccccctccctctgtcccgtccccctccctctgtccccttcTCTTCCCActgtcccctccccctccctctgtcctctccccctccctctgtcccctcctcctccctcgctCCGTCCTCCCCCCTCGCTCTGTCTTCCCTCCTCGCTCTGTCTTCCCTCCTCGCTCTGTCTTCCCTCCTCGCTCTGTCTTACCCCCTCGCTCTGTCTTCCCACCTCGCTCCGTCCTGCCCCCCGCTCGCTCTGTCTTCCCCCCGCTCGCTCTGTCTTCCCCCCATCACTCCGTCCCCCCCATCGCTCCGTCCCCTCCTCGCTCCGTCCTGCCCCCCTTGCTCCGTCCTGCCCCCCCCGCTCCGTCCTGCCCCCCCCGCTCCGTCCTGCCCCCCCCGCTCCGTCCTCCCCACCCTCGCTCCGTCCTCCCCACCCTCGCTCCGTCCTTCCCCCTCGCTCCGTCATCCCCCCTCGCTCCGTCATCCCCCCTCGCTCCGTCATCCCCCCTCGCTCCGTCATCCTCCCTCGATCCGTTCTTCCCGCCTCGCTCCGTCCTCCCCCCCTTGCTCCGTCCTCCCCCTCGCTCTGTCCTCCCCCTCGCTCTGTCCTCCCCCTCGCTCCGTCCTCCCCCTCGCTCCGTTCTTCCCCCCCTGCTCTGTCCTTCCCTCCCTCGCTCCGTCCTTCCCCCCCTCACTCCGTCCTTCCCCCCTCGCTCCGTCCTTCCCCCCTTGCTCCTATGTTCTCCCCCATCACTCTGTCCTCCCCCCCGCTCTGTCCTTCCCCACTCGCTCCGTCCTCACCCCACTCGCTCCGTCCTCACCCCACTCGCTCCGTCCTCACCCCCTCGCTCCGTCCTCCCCCCCTCGCTCCGTCCTCCCCCCTCGCTCCGTCCTCCCCCCCGCTCCTCTGTCTTTCCCCCCCTCGCTCCTCTGTCCTCCTCCCTCGCTCtgtccttccccctcccaccctccatccttccccctccctccctccgtccttcccctccctccgtccttcccctccctcgctctgtccttccccctccctctgtccttccccctccctctgtccttccccttctctgtcctccccctccctcgctccgtcctcccctccccctgcctcgctccgtcctcccctccccctccctcgctCCGTCCTCCCCTCCCTCGCTCCGTCCTCCCCTCCCTCGCTCCGTCCACCCCCCTCGCTCCGTCCTCCCCCCTCGCTCCGTCCTCACCCCACTCGCTCCGTCCTCCCCCCCTCGCTCCGTCCACCCCCCTCGCTCCGTCCTCCCCCCTCGCTCCGTCCTCCCCCCCGCTCCTCTGTCTTTCCCCCCCTCGCTCCTCTGTCCTCCTCCCTCGCTCTgtccttcccccctcccaccctccatccttccccctccctccctccgtccttcccctccctccgtccttcccctccctcgctctgtccttccccctccctctgtccttccccttctctgtcctcccccctccctcgctccgtcctcccctccccctccctcgctccgtcctcccctccccctccctccctccgtccttccccttctctgtcctccccctccctcgctCTGCCCTCCCCCTGTCCTTCCACCCCTCACTCTGTCCTCCCCCCCCTCTGTCCTCCCCCCCACTCTGTCCTCCCCCCCACTCTGTCCTCCCCCACTTGCTCCGTCCTCCCCCCTCGCTCCGTCCTTCCCCCCTCGCTCCGTCCTCCTCCCCTCGCTCCGTCCTCCCCCCCTCGCTCCGTCCTGCCCCCCCCTCGCTCCGTCCTCCCCCCCTCGCTCCGTCCTCCCCCCCTCgctccatcctccccctccctcgctccgtcctccccctccctcgcacTGTCCTGCCCCCTCCCTCGCTCCGTCCTCCCTTGCACTGTCCTGCCCCCTCCCTTGCACTGTCCTGCCCCCTCCCTCGCTCCGTCCTGCCCCCTCGCTCCGTCTTTCCCCCCCTCGCTCTGTCTTTCCCCCCCTCGCTCCGTCCTCCCCCCTGCTCCTCTGTCCTTCCCCCCTCGCTCcgtccttccccctcccaccctccatccttccccctcccaccctccatccttccccctccctccctccgtccttcccctccctcgctctgtccttccccctccctctgtccttccccctccctctgtccttccccttctctgtcctccccctccctctgtccttccccttctctgtcctccccctccctcgctCTGCCCTCCCCGTCCTTCCCCCCCTCGCTCCATCCTCCCCCCTCGCTCCATCCTCCCCCCTCGCACCGTCCTTCCCCCCTCGCTCCGTCCTTCCCCTCTCGCTCCGTCCTTCCCCTCTCGCTCTGTCCTTCCCCCCTCGCTCTGTCCTTCCCCCCTCACTCCGTCCTCACCCCCTCGCTCCGTCCTCACCCCCCTCGCTCTGTCCTCCACCCCCCTCCATCCTCCCCCTCGCTCCGTCCTCCCCCCCGCTCCTCTGTCCTTCCCCCCCTTGCTCCTCTGTCCTCCCCCCTCGCTCcgtccttccccctccctccctccgtccttcccctccctcgctctgtccttccccctccctctgtccttccccttctctgtcctccccctccctcgctCTGCCCTCCCCCGTCTTTCCACCCCTCACTCTGTCCTTCCCCCCCCACTCTGTCCTTCCCCCACTCGCTCCGTCCTCCCCCCTCGCTCTGTCCTCCCCCCTCGCTCTGTCCTCCCCCCTCGCTCTGTCCTCCCCCCTCGCTCCGTCCTCCCCCCCTTGCACCgtcctgccccctccctcactccGTCCTGCCCCCTCGCTCCGTCCTCCCCCCTCGCTCCGTCCTCCCCCCCTCGCTCcgtccttccctcccctccctccgtccTTCCCTCCCCTCGCTCCGTCCTTCCCCCCCTAGCTccattctccccctccctccctcttgtcctacccccctccccctccctcgctCTAGCTTGTGTTACCGCTCTCTAGCCAACACTGTGATGCCTTTTGTGTGTGGCACTAATCCGACTTTAATCCTGCTGTTTTTCACTTCACACGAGAGATAATTTACAGTCAGCAGTTAACCTGCTCACATGTGTGTCTTTGGAgtactttatttttatttgtggaTACAGAAAGTTAACAGGCTGGCCAATGCAGCGAGCCCGCGCTGCTCGATTACACTTGTTTCGGGGTGTCACGGTAACGTAGTGgctagcacgatgctattacagtccGGGACATCGGAGTGCGGCGTTCAATTCCGGCCTCCTCTGCAAAGAGCATTTCTCCGTGGATCGCGTGGGttgcctccgggtgctccggtttcctcccatagtccaaagacatactggttggtagctTACTGGCTCATTATAAACCCTTCCATGATCAGGTTCAGGTTAAAGCAGGGCTTACTGAGCAGTGGGGCAGGAAGAGCCTTTTCCATGATGTATCTCGGAACCGGAGCAGCTGCAGAAAACCCAACCATTCCATGGGTAGAACAGAGagggactccttacagaggatgcggAGTTGAaccctgaactttgaactctgcacTGAGCCATAATGGCATTGCTctaacctctatgctaccatGACTGACGTGGGATTTCAAGATGAcgccatgctcaggttggaggaacaacaccttatattccgtctgggtagcctccaacctgatggcatgaacattgacttctctaacttccgttaatgcccctcctcccattctcaCCCCATCCCctatttgttatttattatcccttattatttattatttttttcttttattttctctctctctctccctgtcacaataaccccttgcctgctctccatcatCCTCTGGCGCACctctccccctttttttctccctaggcctcccgtcccatgatcctctcccttctccagccttgtatcccttttgccaatcacctgtccagctcttggctccatctctccccctcctgtcttcccctatcatttcagatctccccctccccctccccctcccactttcaaatctcttactagctcttctttcagttagtactgacgaagggtctcggcccgaaacgtcgactgtacctcttcctagagatgctgcctggcctgccgcgttcaccagcattttgtgtgtgttgtaggaTTTCTAACActacacacacaaagactgacaaaccacAGGGTTTATTGTCTTGGGGCGTactagagtttggagttcaatcccggccTTCTCTGCAAGGAGTctctgcacgttctccccgtgaccacgtgcattttccccaggtgctctggtttcctcccacagtccaaagacgtagcggTTGCTTGATGGctgattgtaaactgtcccatgattaggttagggttaaatcagggttcaCTGCAACACGGCTCGAAGGTtgttccactctgtatctcaaaaaacaaatgaaataatTAACCTACTAGTACGCGGGAGGAGACGCGCACCTGGAGGACACCcacgcagtcactgggagaacgtgcaagctCTTTacggacagtggcgggaattgaacccgggtcgctgatgCCATGAAGCGTTGTGTGAATCACGGCCCATCCTGCACTCTGGTGCAGGCAATGAATGGAGGAATAATGGAGCACGTGCAGGAAGAGGGGATTAGCATgaatgtgatgggctgaagggcctgttcctgcattGTGGTGCCCTGCTCTATAAGGCAGAAAACCGGGACACCCTGTTGGGAGCCCATACATTCACAGGAAGAGTGTACCCTTAAATAGattcacttcattaggtacaggaggtaatgAATGAAATGGCCGTGAGTTATAGTAAAATTCCGATTCTGATCCCAGAATTCAGCCTGGTAGTCAAACATGGACTGGCCCTGTCTTTCTGGGGGAGCGTTCAATGTTCAAAGATTTACGCCACAGCTTCACGTTCCCCAACCCTGAGTGATGGCCCCTTTTTCTTTGATGCAGGGGAGTCTGTTTAGCTAGCAGTGGCAAATCATAAATTtgagagcaacgcacacaagatgctggaggaactcagcaggtgggcagcatctatgcaaaaagaGTAAATGGtttgggctgtgacccttcattggggggcagaagccagaataggagggtggggagaggtggAGGACAGTctgccaggtgagggggaaagtgggtgaGTGGAAGGGGAGGGCtgaagtaggaagctgggagatgataggtggaaaacataaagggctgaagaagagggaatctgataggagaggagagtgactggtaggagaggagagtgaccggtaggagaaaggaaagggaaaggaatgtgatgggatgcagaatggggaatggaaacgCAGGGAAagggaagttactggaagttggagaaattgttgtttatgcaatcaatttggaggcttttcacttcatcccctccctcctccctcctacacccactcacctccttattctggcttctcccctcttcctttccagtcttgacgaagggtcttgccCTATAATAGACGcagcctgacctgagttcctccagcattttgtgtgtcgttTAGCTGGGGGTGAGGTAGGGAGATGGCTTGCCACCTTGCAGAACCTCAGGTCACCGGAACTGCGTGCTCTATATGAcaacctctcctctctcccttttctttgcCCAGGAACTCCAGGACCAACTCCTCAAGGAGGTGAGAGGTTCGTTCCCTTCGCTTCGACCCTTCAACACCCTCACCCTACCTACTACACGGTGGAGGAGAGGGAGCGCTGCGCGAGGATGGGAGGGGGTCGAGGAGGGGGCGTCATGGGAGGACAggcagggggtggggggctgcgtaggtgaggagggagcactgcggGGGAGAGGGGTGTTCAGGCAAGGAGTGAGTGCTGTCTGGGCGGGGGGGGGTGTCAGGAGTCATCGCACTGCGAGGACAGCGGGGTCAGATGAGGGAGCCTCCCCGGAGGATGAAGGAGTGCTGCAGAAGGAGGAGGTGGGTTTatttgggagggaggggaggttgGGTGAGGAGGCAGAGGGGCACGGGGACTTAGGCAAAGAGAGAGTGCTGCAGGAGGACaagagggagtgctgtgggggtTGTGCTGGGTAGGGAATGCCATACCGCAGAGGAGAAGAGCGCGGTGGGGGTCAGAGGGAGGATGGATGAGGGAGTACCGTGACAGGAGTGGAGGGGTGCTGGGAAGGGAGCGCCTTGCCACGGGAGTTGGTGGGTAGAAGAAGGGAGTGATTCATTCCAGCTCTAAGCTCCCCGCACCCCCTCCAACGCCATTTTGTGTTGAATCTCGGCAGGCGCGGGATCTGGCCAAGCGTTCGGCGCTGTATCAGAGCTGCCTGCCCCCACCACTGACCGCGGAGTCGGCTGTCTCGTCATCGGCAGAGGAACTGGTCCTCGAGGAGTGCAACCAGGCCTGGAGGGAGCTGGGTGAGGTAAGAATCCGCCCAAACCCACCTCTTCCCACTtgccttactatctcttcctgaAACCggccctcctccctcttcccacgatgaggtgaccagaactgagcacagtactccagggtcTTATAGAGCAGCAGTGTTACCTCGCAGTTCATCAACTCAGTTCCCTGACCAGTGAAGGCCAATACTCGGTGTCGCATCGTaagacgtgggcgatcatggcctTTCCGTGACCGTGgttgtccttggcaaattctcctacgaagtggtttgccatttctgCCTTCTGGGTAGCGTCTTTGTAAGAAGGGTGGTTATCAGTGCTGTTCAGAGATTGcatgcctggcgtcagtggtggcattaccaggaatgaaagggttaataacaACTGATGGTCCTgcgcctgtattcgctggagtttagaagaacggggTGAGGGCAGAGAGCTAATTGAATAtggaaaggctgagatagagtggatatggagaggatgtttcctacatttggggagtctaggactagagggcacaacctcaggatagaagtCCATCCATTTAGAtctgagatgagaaggaacttcttcagtcctatatcttatggatacTAGCCCCACGTTCCCATCCTGGAGAAAGAAGGTTGTTTTTGAATTTCCCGATGGGAcagggatgggtgggtgggggccGGGCGGGGGGGAGCGGTGGCAGCACTTGTGGAAGTTTGTGCTTCGGTTTCCCGGTGGTCTTGGTTACCCTAACTCTCCTACGTACGTCATCAGTTTCAGGACAAGCTGACACTGTGCGACCCGAGGCCGGAGGTTCAGGACTCGGAGAACCCGGTGAGTGAGTGCCACGACAGACTGGGGGGAGGGCAAATAAACCCCCACCCTGTGCACCATTTATTGCTCATTCCTGacgttggggtggggggggggggcttgaaTCAGAAAGGCAAGTCCTTAAgctacagaagcagaattagatgaTTCGGCCTATCAAGTGAGCACCCTTACTTTCAATCGCTGCTGGTTTTTGTTTTTCTTGcccccattctccctgtgacccagctggtggcgtagtggcatcagtgcgggacttcgggacgaaaggtcccgagttcgaatccagccggctcccctgcacgctttctatctgtgctgggttacgagctggtggtctctttggaaactcacccggcggaagccaatgacaaaccactactgtaacttgcctcgtacgcggttccccactacgtcagagaggtgtggagggaaatcctccgctaaccggagaaactccggatgtgacgtacctttcctttattCTCCCTGTCACCTTTAACGCCCTCTCCAAttcaaaacctatcaacctctgccttaaatgcacccagtgacttggcctgaattccacagattctccaccctctgactaaagaaatccctcctcatctctgttccagagggatgtcctattctgaggcctgtgtcctctggtgctagacttccccactataggaaaaaccctctccacatccattctatcgatgcctttcaatatttgatagttttcaatgagactcccctcCCCCGCTTTGCAAACTCTAGCCAGTTCAGGCCCAGGGctattaaacactcctcatacattaaccttttcattcccaggatcattctcatgaacttcctctccaatgccagccatcctttcttagataaggggcctgaaACTACTCAGAAAGGAGACCGATATAatggcagggggaggggggggggggtggtttagATGGCCTGAAACTGAGCTGAATCTCTTGACAATTTCACTTTTGATTCAGGGGTTTGGGGGGGCGGTGCGGAATGACATTTGTCCCTCTTGTGTTCTGTTCACTGTCTAATCTTCCTCTGCACTAACCCAGCCACCATtctatgcccccccccccactgagccATTACATTACCTCGCTCAGCTGGGGTTTGGAGTTATGAGGGAGGGGGGTGGATGAGCGGCTGTGACAGTTAGCGGGAGGTGGCAAAGGCCCCAGCAGGGGCGCAGGCACAGAATgcaaggagggatttctttagccagagtctggtgaatctgtggagttcattgctgcaggtggctgtggagaccaatttaaaacagagttctgg from Mobula birostris isolate sMobBir1 chromosome 29, sMobBir1.hap1, whole genome shotgun sequence includes these protein-coding regions:
- the LOC140189886 gene encoding uncharacterized protein — translated: MQFNIPGRCCGSAAALRPSPPRSVLPPSLCPPPLAPSFPPAPSYPPAPSFPPHSVLPPLAPSFPSRSVLPPRSVLPPRSVLPPSLPSLRPPPLAPSSPPSLRLSPPRSVFPPLAPSFTPSLPRSVILPRSVLPASLRPPPLAPSSPSLCPPPRSVLPLAPSSPSLRSSPPALSFPPSLRPSPPHSVLPPSLRPSPLAPIPPPTLHPSPSLPPSFPSLRPSPPSLWESV